The genome window AAATCCCCTTTTTAGGCCTGTTAACACTTTCATCCCAACCTTTGTCGTGTTCCGCTTTTTATTCAGAtcattctcttatttttgtcCAGAACGGCTTGCATGCAGCTTTGTTTATTTGCCGACAAAGGTTATATTCTGATACCACTAACACGACTTTGGGAATATGCATGACCTGCCTCTGGACCGTggaacgtatgtatgtatgtatgtatgtatgtatgtaggcaggtaggtaggtaggtaggcaggtaggtaggtaggtaggtatgaaggtaggtagataggtaagtaggaaagaaggttaggtatatgtgtatgtatgtatgtatgtatgtatgtgtatgtatgtatgtatatgtttgcTGCCTGTTTCCCCCAAGGATGTACACTTAATACCTGGGGGACCCGTAACCTAACCCCAGGTGGCTGTCCAATAAGGCGAGGGATGAATTATTACACGGGGGTTATGTACCTCCAACCTCGGGGGTCCAGAATTAATGTTGCCTTGGGAATATTTACCTGGTACTTGGTTTGTCCGTGCAACTAtctacctgtgtgtctgtctacctgtataTCTACCTGTGAATAAATGTCTACCTATATATCTGCTTCTATATCTATCTTGGGAATATTCGTCTGCTACTTAGTATGTCCGTGCAACTATCTACCTGTGAATATGTCTACCTGTATATCTACCTGTGGATAcatgtctatctgtatatctgtctacctgtatatctgtctacctgtgtAAATGTCTCATGGGAAAGGTGTGCAGTTAATGTAAGATAAAATGTATACCTGCTGAGACTCCGGTGTTCCCGTTTGATTGGAAATAGTGAACGTACCTGTTAATGAGGGAATAATATGTGCCACTCTCTACCTTGTTAATTCAAATGTATGTTGCGAATGAGGTGTTACTGTCGGCTGTTGAGAGTTAAAAGTTATCCTTGCCTTGGGAATATGCATTAAATAACAGGGAAAGTTGAGGAATGAGTACCGAACAGAGGACGAAATACCTAAATGATGTAAACGTTCTGTGATTGCtgcataaggtgtgtgtgtgtgtgtgtgtgtgtgtgtgtgtgtgtgtgtgtgtgtgtgtgtgtgtgtgtgtgtgtgtgtgtgtgtgtgtgcacttgtTAAGAATTCCACGCTCGTTACCTTGGGAATAAACACTTTTTTACTTgagaaatctgtgtgtgtgtctgcctgggTGATGCATATTAATTACAGGTGAATGTCGTGTAGTTTTTACCTGAAATGCGCACCTGTTGAGTCGTAAAAGTTCCTGATACCTAAAAatattcactttttcttttcttgggtGTTGTCATGAATacgttcaagaagtattcgtatttgtattagaATTCAAACCAATTCAGCTTATACGAATGTGTTTGCATACTCGTTGGAAGTcgaagtattcgtatttgaataCACAACACTTGTATTCATTCCATACCTCagcctaacctaacgtaacaacACCCCGAACAGTTAtaacgtcttgactcagaaaaattatctattcttccttgttaaatgagactttctattaACATAATGAGATATCCTTAGTTAATTCACCTCCCTTTCGCAACGTTatgctaaatctctctctctctctctctctctctctctctctctctctctctctctctctctctctctctctctctctctctctctctctctctctctctctctctctctctctctctctctctctctctctctctctctctctctctctctctactgctcctcccttccttccttcctttcgttctccttttctttctcccttccttccgttccccaccctccctccttttatttaggtgatgtgaggggtgggagcgtTTGCCAATACCGGCTTTCCTGAGCGccgggaaggtaaaggaaaggaggaagagaagaaggaaggaaggaaggaaggaggggaagacatGATTTGAATGCCCGATAAGAACGACCTTGATTGTTGCCTACCTGTCTTTCTCCCCTCcaccattcttcccttcttcatcttcttcctttctttctctcttccttttcattcctttctttctcctttcattcattccttttcccctcccttcctttctttcttcatttcttccttcctttatacattccctcctctttctttccttctacgcatactttctttccatctttctccctttcttcctctcttcttttcctcccccgttccgttctccacccttcctcctatttccttcctttcttccttttctattttccttcttcttcattttatcatctcctcatcctcctactttcttttttttccttcattccttcaattctttcctccttcctattttttcttcatttcttcttcgctttcttccatccttcctctctccattcaaTTTACgcttccctctacctctctctcttccgccttttctccccttcctttcttccttccttccttcattccttcttttctgttttccttcctttcatgttcacctcactttctctctttcctccttcctatcttccttatttccttctttctaccttctcttttctccttccttatcttcctttctttacttcctttcctcctccttccttctcctcctcctccttccttccttctgtgtccTTCCCACAACAGCACAACATAAGACGGGGCTATGCTAAGACTTCCCACGCAGCATTCAAGTATTTCCGCTCTGGGTCCTGGCTCCAGGCACCTGGGAAACACCTCAACACATGTATAGACGAGGACTTTGCCAGGTGCGGAGGCGGTACTCATGCATACGGGATCTTTGTCGACCTCCAATAATTAGGTAACATGACACCCTTAACCTATCCAATcgcaggaaaaaggagggagaaaagatgtgaggatgtaaggaaggaagacaagagaggaaggagggaagataagaaaggaaggaaatatgtaatgcgtgggagggaaggaggaaggaaggatgtgagaTTGGAAGATTGTTAAAAAAAATAGGCGGGAGAAAAGATGTgagaatgtaaggaaggaagacaaagaggaaggaaggaagataagagaggaaggaaagatgtaatgcgtgggaggaaaggagggaggaaggatgtgagattggaaggaagagaagatgagccGGGCTTTCAAGGGTATTTTCCCCGTTCAATATGCAAAAGTCGTGTAAAACCTCTCCTCCCtcaattaacctctcttttggccgctcactacttttgtctctgtaggagcACCGATTGGcgggcttttcttattatttacacctttttttgttgcccttgtactgtttctttagctgtaaaaaaaaaaatcgtcaaagcagtccatggaaatcccaataacttctacgagaggcttttggaACAGGCGTACAGCGAGTCGATACGTTTCCGAATACGAGTCCGGAGCTGTTACTGCACTTAATGGTCTATAAGCTTGGCCTTCCTTATTGGTAACACTTTCGCTGCAGGATAACAACCATTAGCACGTCCGAAGTCAAATGAAAACCTAAAGAAAACTtgatttgcacacacacacacacacacacacacacacacagaagagaaaaaggaagaaacagaggaaggagaggagggggaaaggaaggaagataaggaaggaggaagggaaggaaaaacgaatgaatgaaagaaggaagaatagaaggagaaggaagaaagaaaggaagcacacacacacacacacacacacacacacacacacacactacttcacCGGCAACATTTCATTATTTTACTCCACTTTTAAAACTTCACCTGCAGccggattttctttttttcttcttcactgtgcttgttaaggtgtgtgtgtgtgtgtgtgtgtgtgtgtgtgtgtgtgtgtgtgtgtgtgtgtgtgtgtgtgtgtgcattaattAAGGCCAAAAGTGTATCTCCCATTCACGGACGATATAGGAGACAGCAGAAACGCTTCAAACAAGGTGTCATTACGTTTACCTGTTAGCGAAAACCATTAAGAGAGGTGCGGCGAGGCAAGACACACAGGTTCCTCATCAACGGTATAGTGTTACGTTATAGCGGCGAGGACGTGAGCGACCTCATAACGAAAGCATCGCATACATAGCAAAGTTCCCCATCGTCCTTGTTCCTGTATCAGCGTGGTCATTACGAGGTGAGGGGCCGTGAGTACACCTGCCTACCCACCCTGCTGCCGCCCCTACGCTGTGACAGGTTCCGGTAGTAATTTGGGTTCGAAGCCTGTTACAGTTAATAAGGTTTTGATAAGATGATTATTATGACCCAGATCCaaccttacttctctctctctctctctctctctctctctctctctctctctctctctctctctctctctctctctctctctctctctctctctctctctctctctctctctctctcttacacacacacacacacacacacacaaggcctgcGCAAAGAAAGGTATTTTGACACACACCGAGGAGACCCAACacctgtccccccctcccccccccacccccccacccacccaccccgctCTCTCATCCATATGCACGTTACGCCGCCGTGCACTTGCATTTCACTCTCAGTCACCATTCGCTTCAGGACACCGCAGGAGAGATGGTTCCTCCGCTCCGGGAAGTCCTCCAAGACCCAGGGACCCGCAACGCTATGGCCCTAAACCCCAACACCTTCAGGTAACGGAATACACGACTCTCATGCGGCGGtactaaagaaaagaaggaaggaaggaagaaggaaagagagaaaggagggcgaggatggatggagggaaaaaagaatatgATATGCAAACCTTACCAGTGAAAAAAATCTTAACATTAAAGAAATTAACGAAAACTTCACTGAAATTATGACTGTAGCTGCActaagtaaaaaggaaaaaaagacggacAAAATCATCAAAATCgttgagggaaggagtgggagaaaaggaggaagagagggtagaggagaggagaggaaggatagaggaaaggaatgcaGGAGCAACAAATATTTTAATGTCCTTTAGGGCTAAGTTTAGGCGATGACGTACAAATGTTCTCTTCCAACGTCATCCAAAATATTTCACTATCAGATGTGATTACCGTTATCACTACCAACATAACTCTTATCAACATACCTTGACCATGTGAACAGGCTGGAACGACCTAACAGGACAATGATAGTCAAGTACAACCAAATTACAGTATAAGGGCCTACCAGTAATAGCCTGACAAAAAGTGTTCCTCTCACCACACTGGGGTACTGATTGTCCCACTCCTGAAATGACCAGAAGATTCAGTCAACGGCCCCTGGTCCCTGGAGCCCGGCAGCGAAGGAGTGTTTGACTATACGGTGGCGATCAGGGTCACCCATTCAATCTACACACAACAGATATGTAAACCTTACCAGTGAAGAAAATCTTAACGTTAAAGAAATTAACGAAAACTTCACTAAAATTATGATTGTAGCTGCActaagtaaaaaggaaaataaaaacggaCAAAAGCATTAAAATCATTGAAGAGTTCAACGTTGCACTATATAATTCAGACATTCAGCCCCTGACTGAGACCAAAGACATCTTTTAAAACAGCCAAGTTACTCCTCCTACCCTAAAGAGCCTGAACCGTTACTTATGAGAAGGATGCAAGAACAAAACGTTAAACTTCCTTCCGATGTTGCACTCTAGGTTCCGGGACGGAGCCtcgctggtggtggcggcggaggagtGGCCGCCTCACGTCTTCTTCCGCCCGCCAGCGGACGGGACAACCGACGAGAACAGTCGCCTCCAAACCATCAGTGGACCCATGGCCAATATGATAAACATCCTCGCTGAGAAGCTCAACTTTACGTAAGACAGTTGCCTCAAATCACCCCATGTCTTGCCTTGCAGCCTCCCTTTCACATGGCGAAGTCTTAATGCACCCGTGCTGTCGGCAGGTACAAACTGGTCCAGCCGGAAGACGGGGCGTGGGGCTCCAGACTGCCCAACGGCTCCTGGACGGGGATGGTGGGCATGGTCAACAGAAAGGTATACATACACTGTATAAAAGCGTGAAAACGGGacaccaggggggggggggggacgtacTGTTGCTATAATTCTACTCCTAGAAGAGTATTATTTACAGAAAGGTTGTGTTCACAGGAAGCAGACCTCGCTCTCGGGCCGTTTGGTCGAACAGAGAATAGGGCTCAAGCCGTCGACTTCACTCCGTCCTTCTTCTTTGACTACCGTTGCATCCTGGCCAGCAAGGGCACGGCAGAAGTTGATCCCTGGTGTTTCCTGTACGTACTGGCGCCCCCGCTGTGGATTGGCCTGCTGGGGGCAGGCCTGGCGGTGTGGACTGCCGCAATGCTGCTCACTGCAAAGCCTAGGGGCGTTTGCCTCGGCTGGAGGGGCGTGAGGACGTTGTTCAGCCAGATGCAAGTCATCACAAACCAAGGTGGGTTGGCGGAGCGGGGAACTCATAACCCGCGGGAAAACTATACCAGGTGAGGAGACGGTGTTCGGGATGCTTCACATGAGACATTAAAATAACTGAATGTTAAAGGCCAAGTTTAGTGTGCAATACCAAAATGTGAAAGCGTGTTGTAACTGTTAGCTTCCCAGCACCGTATTGAAGGTATTGatgagtgtgtgcctgtgtgtgtgtcaaggcagATGTCACATGGACAACAGTGGGCTGGAGCGAGCGGGCGgtgctgggtggctgggtggtggtggcggcggtggttggCTGGGCCTACGCCGGGCACCTCACGTCCCTCCTGGCGGTGCGGCGCGCCCCCACGCCCGTTCAGTCCTTGCAGGATTTACTGCAGCGGCCAGACCTTGGAGTCAGCGTTAAGACAGACACCGTCCTCGCCGAGGCCATGGCTGTGAGTCACAAATCAAGGTCGGgatgcaattttttttctcctgtataTAATCAAGCTTACTGACAGAAAGGCAGTTCCTACATAAACAAACTGGGTGTCATAGGAAGGGCATCAAGAAATTAAGTCCTTAACATGTGATCATATTATGTAGTCTCCGTTTAGTGCCCCGGTGTTCACTTGAGTAAGTCTTAGGTTTGGTCCCACCAAATATGACATTGATGTGAGGTGATAATGGGACAAAACCTATGAGTTGCATTTGCATTGACTACGTGAGTCACTGGCCGTCCTAAGGCTCCGCCTCTTACTCCTCCACACCCCTGCCAGCGAGACTCCTCCGCCGAGGTGCGGGCACTGCGCAGGCTGCACGCCGTGGGCCGCCTCAGGTTCTGGCCAGGTTCTCTCTTTGACGCTGACCTCATGCACCAGGTGAAGCGGGGTGAACAGGTGGTCGTGACCACGTCACTCCTCGCTGACACGCTCATGGCGCACGACTTCATCACCACAAGTAAGCACCACAGGCAGAGCTACACACAGGACAGGAAACATCCAAATTTTGAAGTTATGTTGTGAGCGTGAGAATGTATTTCCGGTAGTCTTTATCATCACTGATAGAATACAGCTTTTATAAACCGCATCATCTTTAAGAACAATTTCATCATTGAAGCATACATGTACCAATCAACAAATAAACACCTTTACTTCACTGCAGCGACTTGCCACTTCTACAAGTCCCGCCAGAACTTCATCGCCACCAACCACTGCATGATCGGCCAGAAGGGtagccccctcacccccctcatcaCAAGCAGGTCAGCCCCTCCACTTCACCCTCCTCATCACAAGCAGGTCAGCCCCTCTGCTTCACCCCCCTCATCACCAGCAGGTCagcccctctccttcacccccctcaTCACAAGCAGGTCAGGCCCTCCGCTTCACCCGCCTCATCACAAGCAGGTCAGCCCCTCCACTTCACCCCCCTCATCACCAGCAGGTCAGCCCCTCCGCTTCACTCACCTCATCACAAGCAGGTcagcccctccccttcacccccctcatcACAAGCAGGTCAGCCCCTCCGCTTCACCCGCCTCATCACAAGCAGGTCAGCCCCTCCGCTTCACCCGCCTCATCACAAGCAGGTCAGCCCCTCCGCTTCACCCCCCTCATCACCAGCAGGTcagcccctccccttcacccccctcattACCCCCTGGTCAGGCCCTTCGCTTCACCCCCCTCATCAAAAGCAGGTCAGCccatccccttcacccccctcattACCCACAGGTCAGCCCCTCTGCTTCACCCCCCTCATCACCAGCAGGTcagcccctccccttcacccccctcattACCCGCAGGTCAGCCCCTCCGCTTCACCCCCCTCAGGACCAGCAGGTCAGCTCCTCCGCTTCACCCCCTCATCACCAGCAGGTCagccctctccttcaccccctcatCACCCACAGGTCAGTCCCTTCGCTTCACCCCCCTCATCACCAGCAGGTCagcccctctccttcacccccctcaTCACCAGCAGGTCAGCCCCTCCACTTCACCCCCCTCATCACCAGCAGGTCAGCCCCTCTGCGTCACCCCCCGCATCACCAGCAGGGCagccctctccttcaccccctcatCACCAGCAGGTCAGCccctccttcacccacctcaTCACCAGCAGGTCAGCCCCTCCGCTTCACCCCCCTCATCACCAGCAGGTCAGCCCCTCCGCTTCACCCGCCTCATTACAAGCAGGTCAGCGCctcagcttcacccccctcatcaccagcaggtcagcccctctccttcacccccctcaTCACCAGCAGGTCAGCCCCTCCGCTTCACCCGCCTCATCACAAGCAGGTCAGCTCCTCCGCTTCACCCCCCTCATTACCCGCAGGTCAGTCCCTTCGCTTCACCCGCCTCATCGCCCGCAGATCAACTCCCTTGCATCCGTAGGCtgatacccccctcccccctaggtCAACCCCCTATCATCCCTCCTCCCACACTTGTTCACACTCAGTTCCCTTCTCGTGTCAACCACCTCACTAACAAGGCCTTGGTATGCGCAGGGTCACGGGCATAGTGGAGGCCGGCCTCTACAAGTACTGGCTGGCAGCGCACGTGCCCCGCCCCAGGGAGTGCCACCGCCCACCCTCCTCCGCCACTGCCATGACCTCGCTCTCCCTGCACAACCTCTGGGTGAGTTAGGCCTTTGCTAAATGATAAGCATGGATGCgtatagtagtaaaagtagtagtggtggtggtaaaagtagtagtataaTGGTGCCTGCGTTTATACAGCCAGTGATACTTGCCCTCGTGCCCACAATCTTAGATTTGTAAGGATTTTTTACACTCTGGCAAAGAATTTTTTGTCATTCTCTTACTAAATAAGTATGCGTTGTCTATCCCTCATGTAATTCCACCGacaatgtaaaattctttgactaattGAATTTCAAAAAGGAGCTCATCTTGTCTCCCTCAACGAACACTAAAGTAATGGGTAGTGTTGGGCGGCAGGGCATGGCGGTGGTGCTGGTCGGAGGGCTGGGACTGGCCACGGCTGTGTTCTGCATCGAACTCGTCGTCGGCAGGAGGGAATGATGGACTGGGGGGCATTGTACACTCAACACgtgaaaagggtgaaggaaggtacTGTGCTTGCCTAGGGTTATATCAACGATTTACTTCTGGGAGTCCTTATTGACAAGATATGAAAAATTATCACTCCAACAAGCTACAATTACAATTTTGTCCACTTCACTACTGGTTTGAAATAGGGACATCTGGTGTTATTACTTATCAGTCAAGGGTTGAGTAGTGGCAGTGCTACAGGACAGGCATGGCAGGCCCTCAGGGGTTGCAGGGACTTGATATTGTAACGCTATACAAATCCACTACCTTTTTATTTAAAGTTTTAAATCTCTGTTAAAACACCACTTGTAAATTGTGATGAAAGATTTAGTGCTGgactaacaaaataataatagtaataatagaaatatataaataataatcataataataattataataataataattataataataagaatagtgACCAAGATGCATCGCCTACCCTTTAATTGCGTTCGCAAAAGGTTTTCTTaccaatatatttttctctctcctcaggtTGATTCTTGGTTTCACATCTAACCATTCTGCAGTCACTACAAACACATACTTTGTTGAGGCCTCTTACAACTTTCATTATGTTCTGCCTGTTGGTGAGGATAATGTGAATTTAATTTTCCATATCCATTTTTGGTACACCTTTTTTTAAAGAAAGTATTTATCAATTTCAGTTTACTTGGGTTTGTCCTCTTTTAATTTTATGAATCAATGCCATGATTCCTGACCTCTTTTCTGCATCAACTATTTTTTCCATACTTTAAAATTAAAGTTGGCTATGATCACATTACACTAGGCAGGCCCTCTGCTTATAATTGACAGAACTTCTTCATGAAAATTGCCAGCAATCACTAAAAGGTCCACCATCACAACAAGCAGCTCAATCATTCTGCAACAAAGTCATGGTTCCCACAGCTCTCTTTTctgagaataaaacagaaaatgaagtggaACATAATGGGAAATGCAAAGCACTTGGAATCATtacgataacttttttttttaccagtgaAAATCCCTTTAAGAATCACAATGTGCCATCTTTCCTATAGTCAATCCAGAACACGGGGATGCTGTATATGAACACCATCTCTAAAGACAAGCCACCTCATAGATGGCCTAAGTAGTGAGGGACCTCTAATACATCCACTATATAACAAACACTGTATTAATAAGGGATAGACATGGGAGGAGGAAGCAACTCACACTTTTGTTTCTTTATGAGGGAAGGACTTCCTCATATATCAAGGGGTCTGGATA of Eriocheir sinensis breed Jianghai 21 chromosome 27, ASM2467909v1, whole genome shotgun sequence contains these proteins:
- the LOC127004188 gene encoding glutamate receptor ionotropic, kainate 5-like isoform X1 → MVPPLREVLQDPGTRNAMALNPNTFRFRDGASLVVAAEEWPPHVFFRPPADGTTDENSRLQTISGPMANMINILAEKLNFTYKLVQPEDGAWGSRLPNGSWTGMVGMVNRKEADLALGPFGRTENRAQAVDFTPSFFFDYRCILASKGTAEVDPWCFLYVLAPPLWIGLLGAGLAVWTAAMLLTAKPRGVCLGWRGVRTLFSQMQVITNQDVTWTTVGWSERAVLGGWVVVAAVVGWAYAGHLTSLLAVRRAPTPVQSLQDLLQRPDLGVSVKTDTVLAEAMARDSSAEVRALRRLHAVGRLRFWPGSLFDADLMHQVKRGEQVVVTTSLLADTLMAHDFITTTTCHFYKSRQNFIATNHCMIGQKGSPLTPLITSRVTGIVEAGLYKYWLAAHVPRPRECHRPPSSATAMTSLSLHNLWGMAVVLVGGLGLATAVFCIELVVGRRE
- the LOC127004188 gene encoding glutamate receptor ionotropic, kainate 5-like isoform X2, which gives rise to MVPPLREVLQDPGTRNAMALNPNTFRFRDGASLVVAAEEWPPHVFFRPPADGTTDENSRLQTISGPMANMINILAEKLNFTYKLVQPEDGAWGSRLPNGSWTGMVGMVNRKEADLALGPFGRTENRAQAVDFTPSFFFDYRCILASKGTAEVDPWCFLYVLAPPLWIGLLGAGLAVWTAAMLLTAKPRGVCLGWRGVRTLFSQMQVITNQDVTWTTVGWSERAVLGGWVVVAAVVGWAYAGHLTSLLAVRRAPTPVQSLQDLLQRPDLGVSVKTDTVLAEAMAVSHKSRFWPGSLFDADLMHQVKRGEQVVVTTSLLADTLMAHDFITTTTCHFYKSRQNFIATNHCMIGQKGSPLTPLITSRVTGIVEAGLYKYWLAAHVPRPRECHRPPSSATAMTSLSLHNLWGMAVVLVGGLGLATAVFCIELVVGRRE
- the LOC127004188 gene encoding glutamate receptor ionotropic, kainate 5-like isoform X3, whose translation is MVPPLREVLQDPGTRNAMALNPNTFRFRDGASLVVAAEEWPPHVFFRPPADGTTDENSRLQTISGPMANMINILAEKLNFTYKLVQPEDGAWGSRLPNGSWTGMVGMVNRKEADLALGPFGRTENRAQAVDFTPSFFFDYRCILASKGTAEVDPWCFLYVLAPPLWIGLLGAGLAVWTAAMLLTAKPRGVCLGWRGVRTLFSQMQVITNQDVTWTTVGWSERAVLGGWVVVAAVVGWAYAGHLTSLLAVRRAPTPVQSLQDLLQRPDLGVSVKTDTVLAEAMARDSSAEVRALRRLHAVGRLRFWPGSLFDADLMHQVKRGEQVVVTTSLLADTLMAHDFITTTTCHFYKSRQNFIATNHCMIGQKGSPLTPLITSRVTGIVEAGLYKYWLAAHVPRPRECHRPPSSATAMTSLSLHNLWVDSWFHI